One segment of Acidianus sp. HS-5 DNA contains the following:
- a CDS encoding inositol-3-phosphate synthase: protein MIRIAIAGLGNCASMLIQGIEYYKNKGDGYYEGLITPIVGNYKVTDIEVVAAFDISKNKIGKDIAEAIYQPSNITPKIVEMKKTGVKVSPGPVMDGVAPHMKSIFNPTQEQVNIEDVVNVLKESKADILINLLPVGSEEASRTYARAALEAGVAFINAIPVFIASDPTGKFPEEFAKRGLPIAGDDIKGQVGATIFHRAITSLFMLRGVKVEETYQLNVGGNTDFLNMKTEERLQSKRISKTKAVTSTLENEDEIEKEGKIRIGPSDYIPFLGNTKVAYVYVKGSGFAGMPIKVEASLEVDDKSNCAAVLVDVIRAVKLALDRKIGGPLVKVSAFYFKHPPIQAKNDEEAYKWFEEFVRNM from the coding sequence ATGATTAGAATAGCAATAGCCGGTTTAGGAAATTGTGCGTCAATGCTTATCCAAGGAATTGAATATTATAAGAATAAAGGAGACGGCTATTATGAAGGATTAATTACTCCCATTGTAGGTAATTACAAAGTGACTGACATAGAAGTAGTAGCTGCGTTTGATATTTCTAAAAATAAAATTGGAAAAGACATTGCAGAGGCAATTTATCAACCTTCTAATATAACTCCAAAAATAGTTGAAATGAAGAAAACAGGAGTTAAAGTTTCGCCTGGACCCGTAATGGATGGAGTAGCACCACACATGAAATCAATATTTAATCCAACTCAAGAGCAAGTTAACATAGAAGACGTTGTAAATGTACTAAAGGAAAGTAAAGCTGATATTTTAATAAACTTATTACCAGTAGGAAGTGAAGAGGCCTCTAGAACTTACGCCAGAGCAGCTTTAGAAGCAGGGGTAGCATTCATAAATGCAATTCCAGTATTTATTGCAAGTGACCCTACTGGCAAATTTCCTGAAGAATTTGCAAAAAGAGGATTACCAATAGCTGGAGATGATATAAAAGGTCAAGTAGGAGCTACAATTTTCCACAGGGCAATAACATCGCTCTTTATGCTTAGAGGAGTTAAAGTTGAAGAAACTTATCAATTAAATGTTGGAGGAAATACAGACTTTTTAAACATGAAAACTGAAGAAAGACTTCAATCTAAGAGAATAAGCAAAACTAAAGCCGTAACAAGCACTTTAGAGAATGAAGATGAGATAGAAAAAGAAGGTAAAATAAGGATAGGTCCCAGCGATTACATACCGTTTTTAGGTAATACAAAAGTTGCTTATGTTTACGTTAAAGGTTCTGGATTTGCAGGGATGCCTATAAAAGTTGAAGCTAGCTTAGAAGTAGACGATAAGTCAAACTGCGCGGCAGTATTAGTAGATGTGATAAGGGCAGTAAAGTTAGCATTAGATAGAAAAATAGGAGGACCACTAGTTAAAGTTTCAGCGTTCTATTTTAAGCATCCTCCAATACAAGCTAAGAACGATGAGGAGGCGTATAAATGGTTTGAAGAATTTGTGCGAAATATGTGA
- a CDS encoding aminodeoxychorismate/anthranilate synthase component II, with protein MDLTLIIDNYDSFVYNIAQAVGELGSYPIVVRNDEITVKGIERINPDRIIISPGPGSPDKKEDIGIVIDVIKQLGKRIPVLGICLGHQAIGYAFDAKIRKAKVVFHGKLSAILQNSSATIYDGLPKEFRATRYHSLVIDDVKPPLIIDAYSKEDNEIMGVHHAEYKIFGVQFHPESIGTQVGQKIFYNFLNRV; from the coding sequence ATGGATTTAACTCTAATAATTGATAACTATGACAGTTTCGTTTATAATATTGCTCAAGCAGTAGGCGAGCTAGGAAGTTATCCTATAGTTGTAAGGAACGATGAAATAACTGTTAAAGGAATAGAAAGGATAAATCCAGATAGGATAATAATATCCCCTGGTCCTGGATCTCCTGATAAGAAAGAGGATATAGGAATAGTAATAGATGTTATAAAACAGCTTGGTAAAAGAATTCCTGTATTAGGAATATGCCTAGGCCATCAAGCTATAGGTTATGCGTTTGACGCTAAGATAAGGAAAGCAAAAGTGGTTTTCCACGGTAAATTAAGTGCTATACTTCAAAACTCTTCTGCAACAATTTATGATGGACTACCAAAGGAATTTAGGGCTACTAGATATCATAGCCTTGTAATCGATGATGTAAAACCCCCATTAATTATTGATGCATATTCTAAGGAAGATAATGAGATAATGGGAGTTCATCATGCAGAATATAAAATATTTGGAGTTCAATTTCATCCTGAAAGTATAGGTACACAAGTAGGGCAAAAGATATTTTATAATTTCCTAAATAGGGTATGA
- a CDS encoding N-(5'-phosphoribosyl)anthranilate isomerase, with translation MSIKLKICGIATLQDVLDISRMNVDYIGIVTDPISKRYAKDDFVDVVKKFSCKPTVSVKVNGKIPELIEKTKHADLLQIHRVLNNSELEELRSYDKRVILYVPASEKYMDYLKNAIDYSDMILLDSLKKGISIDLSFVKKAIKEYSVGVGGGININNIDNIIEINPKWIDISSGVEKYPGKKDMIKVIEIVKRVKA, from the coding sequence ATGTCAATTAAATTAAAGATATGCGGAATAGCCACACTTCAAGATGTTTTAGATATCTCAAGGATGAATGTAGATTACATCGGAATAGTAACAGATCCTATAAGCAAGAGGTATGCAAAAGATGATTTTGTTGATGTTGTCAAAAAGTTTTCATGCAAGCCAACAGTGTCAGTCAAGGTAAATGGAAAAATCCCTGAATTAATAGAAAAGACAAAGCATGCCGACTTATTACAGATACATAGGGTTTTGAACAATTCTGAGCTAGAGGAGTTAAGATCTTATGATAAGAGAGTTATATTATATGTTCCAGCAAGCGAGAAATATATGGATTATCTAAAAAATGCTATCGATTATTCAGATATGATATTGCTAGATTCTCTTAAGAAGGGAATTAGCATAGACCTAAGTTTCGTTAAGAAAGCAATAAAGGAATACAGCGTAGGTGTTGGAGGTGGGATAAATATAAATAATATTGACAATATAATAGAAATTAATCCAAAATGGATAGATATTTCGAGTGGAGTTGAAAAATATCCTGGAAAGAAAGATATGATAAAAGTAATAGAAATTGTGAAGCGTGTTAAAGCATGA
- a CDS encoding anthranilate synthase component I, with the protein MNVYPITSFAQPYEVFKCIRANEDFAALLESVSGPQNKARYSIIAWGKKDYLYSDSSEDIADKLYSISTYGGLSIPEFNAYIGYVSYDAVRKWESVKDIKPLAEPWPTGEFFLPEDIIIYDHNSAKVYVNGDISGISSCGEIGTVKFSDYDKSMNKNDFEDSVNEILEYIRNGYAFQVVLSRFYRFTFSGDLMRFYYNLRKINPSPYMFYLKFKDRELIGSSPELLFSVQNGVIESYPIAGTRPRGNTPEEDFELEQELLSSEKERAEHLMLVDLARNDIGRVCYPGTVKVPDFMYIEKYSYVQHIVSRVIGTLKKGFTPVDVLKSTFPAGTVSGAPKPMAMNIIENLEPFKRGPYAGAAGFISKDSAEFAISIRSAFVNKDLFRIQAGAGIVYDSIPEMEYFETEHKMRALKVAMGV; encoded by the coding sequence ATGAATGTATATCCCATAACTTCCTTTGCTCAACCTTATGAAGTTTTTAAATGCATAAGGGCTAACGAAGACTTTGCTGCACTTTTAGAGAGTGTTAGTGGTCCTCAAAACAAGGCGAGATACAGTATAATAGCTTGGGGTAAGAAGGATTATCTATACTCAGATTCTTCAGAAGATATTGCAGACAAGCTTTATTCGATTTCAACTTATGGGGGTCTCTCAATTCCAGAATTTAACGCGTATATAGGTTATGTATCTTATGATGCAGTGAGGAAATGGGAGAGTGTGAAGGATATTAAGCCATTAGCAGAACCGTGGCCTACTGGTGAATTCTTTTTGCCAGAGGATATTATAATATATGATCATAATAGTGCAAAAGTTTACGTTAATGGTGACATAAGTGGGATTTCTAGCTGTGGGGAGATAGGTACTGTAAAATTTTCTGATTACGATAAATCTATGAATAAGAACGACTTTGAAGATTCTGTTAATGAAATTCTAGAATATATTAGGAATGGTTACGCGTTCCAAGTAGTCCTTTCTAGGTTTTATAGATTCACGTTTAGCGGCGACTTAATGAGGTTTTACTATAATCTTAGGAAAATTAATCCGTCACCTTACATGTTTTATCTTAAATTCAAGGATAGGGAACTTATAGGTTCTAGCCCAGAACTACTATTTTCAGTCCAAAACGGTGTTATAGAGTCTTATCCTATAGCTGGCACTAGACCTAGAGGGAATACACCAGAAGAAGACTTTGAATTAGAACAAGAGCTTCTCTCTTCTGAAAAAGAAAGGGCAGAGCATTTAATGCTAGTAGATTTAGCTAGGAACGATATAGGAAGAGTATGTTATCCAGGTACGGTAAAGGTTCCAGACTTTATGTATATAGAAAAGTACAGTTATGTTCAACACATTGTAAGCAGGGTGATAGGTACTTTAAAAAAAGGATTTACGCCAGTTGATGTATTAAAATCAACGTTTCCTGCGGGCACTGTAAGCGGCGCCCCAAAGCCTATGGCTATGAATATTATTGAAAACTTAGAGCCCTTTAAGAGAGGTCCTTACGCTGGAGCTGCAGGTTTTATATCTAAGGATTCCGCAGAGTTTGCTATTTCTATTAGGTCGGCTTTCGTTAACAAGGACTTATTTAGAATACAAGCAGGAGCAGGTATAGTATATGATTCCATTCCTGAAATGGAATATTTTGAGACTGAACATAAAATGAGGGCATTAAAAGTTGCAATGGGTGTTTAA
- the trpA gene encoding tryptophan synthase subunit alpha, producing MSRILVSYATLGYPKEREYLEFIDGCIREGSDILEIGVPPKYAKYDGPVIRRSYKQVSTWLKDIWPLLKETRNRVKIPIIILTYLEDWLPILDDFLSNLSKIGIDGILFPDLLIDYVDEYEKYVKIIRDHGLKAVIFTAPSVPDPMIQKVSKISDIFLYYGVRPTTGVPIPVSVDSLITRIRILVNNKLVVGFGLSDVEDMRKALRAGADGIAIGTAYIEAIEKGGVQDAINLVKYFRGVLNEF from the coding sequence ATGAGCAGAATATTAGTTTCTTATGCTACCTTAGGTTATCCTAAGGAAAGGGAGTACTTAGAATTTATTGACGGTTGTATTAGGGAAGGCTCGGATATTTTAGAGATAGGCGTTCCACCAAAGTATGCTAAATACGATGGTCCTGTTATAAGGAGAAGTTATAAGCAAGTGTCAACTTGGCTAAAAGATATCTGGCCTTTACTAAAGGAAACTAGGAACAGAGTAAAAATTCCTATAATTATTTTAACATATCTTGAAGACTGGTTACCTATACTTGATGATTTCCTATCTAATTTGTCAAAAATAGGAATAGATGGAATACTCTTTCCAGATTTACTAATAGATTACGTAGACGAATACGAGAAGTACGTTAAGATAATTAGAGATCATGGCTTAAAGGCAGTAATTTTCACTGCTCCTTCAGTTCCGGATCCTATGATCCAAAAAGTCTCTAAGATCTCTGATATTTTCTTATACTATGGAGTAAGGCCTACTACAGGAGTCCCAATTCCAGTCAGTGTTGATTCTTTAATTACAAGAATAAGGATTTTAGTAAATAATAAGCTAGTAGTTGGATTTGGATTATCTGACGTAGAAGATATGAGGAAAGCGCTGAGAGCAGGAGCAGACGGCATAGCCATAGGTACTGCGTACATTGAAGCTATAGAAAAAGGTGGAGTACAAGATGCAATAAATTTGGTAAAATACTTTAGAGGTGTTCTAAATGAGTTTTAA
- a CDS encoding TrpB-like pyridoxal phosphate-dependent enzyme has protein sequence MAIEREEILPKYWYNIIPDLPKPLPPPRDPPEAEFSRIDLLRKIMPKEVLRQQFTVERFIKIPEEVREAYLNIGRPTPLMRAKRLEEMLNTPAKIYFKFEGATPTGSHKINTALPQAYFARAEGVNHVVTETGAGQWGTAVALAARMYNMESTIFMVKVSYEQKPQRRTVMELYGGKVYASPTNLTEYGKKVLAENPSHPGSLGVAMSEAIEYALANNYRYLVGSVLDVAILHQSVIGQEAMKQMDILGDEPDILIGCVGGGSNFGGFAFPFLGAKRGEKFIAVGSYEIPKFSQGDYMYDFPDSAGLLPMVKMITLGKDYVPPPIYAGGLRYHGAAPSLSLLIRQGMIEWREYSEPEIFEAAKLFAEAQGIVPAPESAHAIKAVIDEALKAKKNNEKKVIVFNLSGHGLLDLPNYELMMKRLSK, from the coding sequence ATGGCAATAGAGAGGGAAGAAATTCTTCCCAAATACTGGTATAATATAATACCAGATCTTCCTAAACCACTTCCACCTCCAAGAGATCCTCCAGAAGCTGAATTTTCCAGGATAGATTTGTTAAGGAAAATAATGCCAAAGGAAGTTCTAAGACAACAGTTTACCGTAGAGAGGTTTATAAAAATTCCAGAAGAAGTAAGGGAAGCTTATCTAAATATAGGTAGACCTACTCCGTTAATGAGGGCAAAAAGGCTCGAAGAAATGCTAAACACTCCTGCAAAAATATACTTTAAATTTGAAGGAGCTACTCCAACTGGTTCGCATAAGATAAATACTGCATTACCTCAGGCATATTTCGCTAGGGCAGAAGGAGTAAATCATGTGGTTACAGAGACCGGTGCAGGGCAATGGGGTACCGCAGTGGCTTTAGCTGCAAGGATGTACAATATGGAATCTACAATTTTCATGGTAAAGGTAAGTTATGAGCAAAAACCTCAAAGAAGGACTGTTATGGAACTATATGGAGGAAAAGTTTACGCTAGTCCCACTAATTTGACGGAATATGGTAAGAAAGTTTTAGCTGAGAATCCATCTCATCCAGGGTCTTTAGGAGTTGCAATGAGTGAGGCAATAGAATATGCCCTGGCTAATAATTACAGATACTTAGTAGGTAGTGTATTAGACGTTGCAATACTTCATCAAAGCGTTATAGGTCAAGAAGCAATGAAACAAATGGATATTCTAGGAGATGAACCTGACATCCTAATAGGTTGCGTTGGCGGAGGAAGCAATTTTGGAGGTTTTGCATTTCCTTTCTTAGGAGCTAAAAGAGGAGAGAAGTTCATTGCAGTAGGATCTTATGAAATACCTAAATTTAGCCAAGGAGATTACATGTATGACTTCCCAGACAGTGCAGGATTATTGCCAATGGTAAAGATGATAACTTTAGGTAAGGACTATGTTCCACCACCAATATATGCAGGAGGACTTAGATATCACGGTGCAGCACCCTCATTAAGCCTACTTATAAGACAAGGAATGATAGAGTGGAGAGAATATAGCGAACCAGAAATATTTGAGGCTGCGAAATTATTTGCGGAAGCTCAAGGCATAGTTCCTGCGCCAGAATCTGCCCACGCAATAAAGGCTGTAATAGATGAAGCACTAAAAGCTAAGAAGAACAACGAGAAAAAGGTTATAGTATTCAATTTAAGCGGTCATGGATTACTGGATTTACCAAACTATGAGTTAATGATGAAAAGGTTATCAAAATGA
- the ppsA gene encoding pyruvate, water dikinase, translating to MIVEALLKDAILDITKLRKDMIELAGGKGANLGELVSFDIRVPPGFVITSKAYSYFVSYNNLQSKIKSILEEKDSATASEEIKKLIISSQIPPDLENAILSYYDELVKKVGKEVLVAVRSSATAEDMENASFAGQQDTYLNVSRNELIQKVKEVWASLFNDRAIEYRKVKGIDSSTVEMAVIVQKMVNSRSAGVMFTLHPSTGDTRYIVIESSWGLGEAVVGGKVTPDEIVVDKSTLKIVETRVSHKILKFIYNPQKKENEEIDLSNSPDADKISISDDEAIELAKLALKIEEHYKRPMDIEWAIDADLKFPDNVFIVQARAETFWSAKKEVKEEKEVTSVENRKVLVRGLAASPGIASGTARVILDVKESDNFKKGDILITRMTDPDWVPVMKIASAIVTDEGGITSHAAIVSRELGIPAIVGTKEGTKVIRDGQEITVDATRGIVYEGRIVEEVEEQKPQVTQGVSGISRDTLMSLYPITATKIYMNLGQPDIIEKYVDLPFDGIGLMRIEFIVSEWIKYHPLYLIKIGKPEEFVDKLADGVSRVATAIYPRPVVVRFSDFKTNEYRRLIGGEEFEPEERNPMLGWRGVSRYVSPQYEPAFRLEVKAIRKVREEMGLKNVWVMFPFVRTEWELKKALKIMEDEGLQRSKDFKVWIMAEVPSVIVLADVFAKIVDGFSIGSNDLAQLTLGVDRDSEILGRMGYYDERDPAVLRSMKKLIRIAHKHGATVSICGQAPSVYPEVAEFLVRSGIDSISVNPDAVISTRRSVASIEQKIMLEKLRK from the coding sequence ATTATTGTCGAGGCTCTTCTAAAAGATGCAATTCTCGATATTACAAAACTTAGAAAAGATATGATAGAACTCGCTGGTGGCAAGGGGGCTAATTTAGGTGAACTAGTAAGTTTTGATATAAGAGTTCCACCCGGTTTTGTTATAACATCTAAAGCTTATTCTTATTTTGTTTCGTATAATAATTTACAATCAAAGATTAAGTCCATTTTGGAGGAAAAAGATTCCGCAACTGCTAGTGAGGAAATTAAAAAATTAATAATTTCCTCTCAAATTCCTCCAGACCTTGAGAACGCAATTCTTTCTTATTATGACGAATTAGTAAAGAAAGTGGGCAAAGAAGTTTTAGTAGCAGTTAGGTCTTCTGCTACGGCAGAAGATATGGAGAACGCAAGCTTTGCTGGTCAACAAGATACTTATCTTAATGTAAGTAGGAACGAACTCATTCAAAAGGTAAAAGAAGTTTGGGCAAGTTTATTCAATGATAGAGCTATCGAATATAGGAAAGTTAAGGGAATAGATTCTTCAACTGTCGAAATGGCAGTAATTGTCCAAAAAATGGTTAATTCTAGATCTGCCGGAGTAATGTTTACTTTACATCCTTCAACTGGAGATACTAGGTACATTGTTATAGAATCCTCTTGGGGATTAGGAGAGGCAGTAGTGGGAGGCAAAGTAACTCCAGATGAAATAGTTGTGGATAAATCTACGTTAAAAATAGTCGAAACAAGAGTATCTCATAAGATTTTAAAGTTCATATATAATCCTCAAAAGAAGGAAAATGAGGAGATCGATTTAAGCAATTCTCCAGACGCTGATAAAATAAGTATTTCTGACGATGAGGCTATAGAATTAGCTAAGTTAGCTCTTAAGATTGAAGAGCATTATAAGAGACCTATGGATATAGAGTGGGCTATTGATGCTGATCTTAAATTCCCAGATAACGTGTTCATAGTTCAAGCAAGGGCTGAGACTTTCTGGAGCGCTAAGAAAGAGGTTAAGGAGGAAAAGGAAGTAACGTCTGTTGAGAACAGGAAAGTCTTAGTTAGGGGTCTTGCAGCAAGTCCTGGCATAGCTAGCGGTACTGCTAGGGTTATTCTTGATGTAAAAGAATCAGATAATTTCAAGAAAGGTGATATACTGATTACTAGAATGACCGATCCAGACTGGGTACCTGTAATGAAAATCGCTTCAGCGATAGTAACTGACGAAGGAGGAATAACAAGCCATGCTGCAATCGTTTCTAGAGAACTAGGAATTCCAGCTATAGTAGGCACTAAGGAAGGTACTAAGGTAATAAGAGATGGCCAGGAAATAACAGTTGATGCTACTAGAGGAATTGTTTATGAGGGAAGAATTGTTGAAGAAGTAGAAGAACAAAAGCCTCAAGTTACTCAAGGCGTAAGTGGTATAAGTAGAGATACTCTAATGAGCTTATACCCAATTACTGCTACAAAGATTTACATGAACTTAGGCCAACCAGATATAATCGAGAAATACGTTGATCTACCTTTTGACGGTATAGGTTTAATGAGAATAGAATTCATAGTCTCTGAATGGATTAAATATCATCCTCTTTACCTTATAAAAATAGGTAAGCCAGAAGAGTTTGTAGATAAGTTAGCAGACGGAGTTTCAAGGGTTGCTACTGCAATTTATCCTAGGCCAGTTGTAGTTAGGTTCTCGGATTTCAAGACTAATGAATATAGGAGACTTATAGGTGGAGAAGAATTTGAGCCAGAAGAAAGGAATCCAATGTTGGGATGGAGGGGAGTATCCAGATATGTTAGTCCTCAATATGAGCCTGCATTTAGATTGGAAGTTAAAGCAATAAGGAAAGTTAGAGAAGAAATGGGCTTAAAGAACGTTTGGGTAATGTTCCCGTTCGTTAGAACAGAATGGGAACTCAAGAAAGCATTAAAAATAATGGAGGACGAAGGGTTACAGAGATCTAAAGACTTTAAAGTCTGGATAATGGCCGAAGTTCCATCAGTAATCGTACTGGCTGACGTATTTGCTAAGATTGTTGATGGATTTAGTATAGGTAGTAATGATTTAGCTCAATTAACTCTCGGAGTTGATAGGGATTCAGAAATTCTCGGAAGAATGGGATATTATGATGAGAGAGACCCAGCAGTATTGCGCTCAATGAAGAAATTAATAAGAATAGCTCACAAGCATGGCGCTACAGTCTCTATATGTGGCCAAGCTCCCAGCGTTTATCCAGAAGTTGCTGAGTTCCTAGTTAGATCAGGCATTGACAGCATAAGCGTAAATCCAGATGCAGTAATATCTACTAGGAGAAGTGTTGCGAGTATAGAGCAAAAGATTATGCTCGAGAAGTTGAGGAAATAG
- a CDS encoding acylphosphatase — translation MLKRMKAIIYGRVQGVGFRRFVQINAMRLGIKGYAKNLDDGTVEVIAEGYEEALDKLLDYLRQGPPLSKVEKVDYEIEEYKGEFDSFETY, via the coding sequence ATGTTAAAGAGAATGAAAGCCATAATATATGGAAGAGTTCAAGGTGTAGGATTTAGGAGATTTGTTCAAATAAATGCGATGAGATTGGGAATAAAGGGATATGCAAAAAATTTAGATGACGGAACAGTAGAAGTTATTGCAGAAGGATACGAGGAGGCTTTAGATAAACTTCTTGATTATTTGAGACAAGGTCCTCCGTTATCTAAAGTTGAAAAGGTGGATTATGAAATAGAAGAGTATAAAGGAGAATTTGATTCTTTCGAAACATATTAG
- the cdvB1/B2 gene encoding cell division protein CdvB1/B2, with translation MNMAKMEEFIKGWNGKQEASIADKIKGAFKTKEPLRYKLIMAQYRLRTTLSRLDVYISKMQERDRTLFERVVDAQMNKDEARAAMYANEIAEIRKVSKQLITTQIALEQVELRLETVTELGDVFTNLVPVVGVIKELRESMKGMMPELGLELEEIEEGLQEVVIDAGDFTGGNIDYVASNPEAKKILQEASVIAEQRMKENFPELPSMVTTAQKTAPTQK, from the coding sequence ATCAACATGGCAAAGATGGAAGAATTCATAAAGGGATGGAATGGAAAGCAGGAAGCAAGTATTGCAGACAAGATTAAGGGTGCATTCAAGACTAAGGAGCCGTTAAGATATAAGCTAATAATGGCCCAATACAGATTAAGGACTACATTAAGCAGATTGGATGTTTACATTTCTAAGATGCAGGAGAGAGATAGGACATTATTTGAGAGAGTTGTTGACGCGCAAATGAATAAGGATGAAGCTAGAGCGGCTATGTATGCTAATGAGATAGCGGAAATAAGGAAGGTATCAAAACAACTTATAACTACTCAAATAGCCTTAGAGCAAGTAGAGCTTAGATTGGAGACTGTTACAGAACTTGGAGATGTATTCACTAACTTAGTTCCTGTAGTAGGTGTAATAAAGGAGCTTAGAGAATCGATGAAAGGTATGATGCCAGAATTAGGCCTAGAATTAGAGGAAATAGAGGAAGGCTTACAAGAAGTTGTAATAGATGCAGGAGACTTCACTGGAGGCAATATAGACTACGTAGCAAGCAACCCAGAAGCTAAGAAGATATTACAGGAGGCATCCGTAATAGCAGAGCAAAGAATGAAGGAAAACTTCCCAGAATTACCCTCAATGGTTACTACTGCTCAAAAGACTGCACCTACACAGAAATAA
- the trpD gene encoding anthranilate phosphoribosyltransferase — MSFKEILEKITDKQDLNVEEAEFIANSIMKGEIPELVSSAVLSSLKTKGESPEEIIGFAKSMRANAIKVDLGDVVDTAGTGGDGLGTINVSTATAILLSQVCKVAKHGNRAASSKSGSADFLETLGYNINVTPDKAKELISKDNFVFLFAQLYHPAMKNVANVRKTLGIRTIFNFLGPLTNPAMARKQVMGIFSKKFMDKIADSAISLSYDKLLIIHGEPGMDEVSPLGVTIIYEIKGNNIDKYEFNFTDIIKYRPKISELLANDSKESVIKVLRAFAGKDKAVEEFIKVNSAVALYSCGIVKDFKDGYEYSSQIISTSLNKLLDIISHNGNVNALKNFMAMADVN; from the coding sequence ATGAGTTTTAAGGAGATCTTGGAAAAAATAACAGATAAACAAGACCTTAACGTGGAAGAGGCAGAGTTTATTGCCAACTCAATAATGAAGGGCGAGATACCGGAGCTAGTCTCATCTGCAGTACTTTCTTCACTTAAAACTAAGGGTGAGTCACCAGAGGAGATAATAGGTTTTGCAAAATCCATGAGAGCTAATGCGATAAAAGTAGATTTAGGAGATGTAGTCGACACTGCGGGTACTGGAGGAGACGGATTAGGAACTATAAACGTAAGTACTGCAACTGCAATTCTCTTAAGTCAAGTTTGCAAGGTAGCAAAGCACGGTAATAGAGCAGCAAGTAGCAAAAGCGGTAGTGCAGACTTTTTAGAGACTTTAGGTTACAATATAAATGTAACTCCAGATAAGGCAAAAGAATTAATTTCTAAGGATAATTTCGTATTCCTGTTTGCTCAGCTTTATCATCCTGCTATGAAGAACGTAGCAAATGTAAGGAAGACCCTAGGGATAAGGACTATATTTAATTTCCTAGGTCCTTTAACCAACCCCGCTATGGCGAGAAAGCAGGTAATGGGAATTTTCTCAAAGAAGTTTATGGATAAGATAGCAGATTCTGCAATTTCTCTTTCTTATGATAAACTTCTGATAATTCACGGTGAGCCTGGAATGGATGAGGTAAGCCCTTTAGGAGTTACGATAATATATGAAATTAAAGGTAACAATATTGATAAATACGAATTTAACTTTACAGATATTATAAAATATAGACCAAAGATATCAGAATTATTGGCTAATGATAGTAAAGAGTCGGTAATTAAGGTATTGAGAGCGTTTGCGGGAAAAGATAAGGCGGTAGAGGAGTTTATAAAAGTGAATTCCGCAGTAGCCTTATATTCCTGCGGTATTGTGAAAGACTTTAAAGATGGATACGAGTATTCTTCGCAGATAATTTCTACATCACTGAATAAACTGTTAGATATAATTTCACATAACGGTAACGTAAATGCACTCAAGAATTTTATGGCGATGGCCGATGTCAATTAA